The following proteins are encoded in a genomic region of Micromonospora olivasterospora:
- a CDS encoding alpha/beta fold hydrolase, giving the protein MKRATLGPEHLLPEHGCPPPWPGREVRLDGTVTYVRDTPATAPEAEPALYVHGLGGSSQNWTDLAGLLAGRLDGQAIDLPGFGRSEPGQRYTVPAFADRVVRWIEHSGRGPVHLFGNSLGGAVSVRVAALRPDLVRTLTLISPALPFLDFRRSLQGRMLPLLAVPRGERLAAWRLARLDPEVMAQQVMESCVADLSRISEQRRLEALEEIRVRYETAHHAAAYVRTFRGLVSSFLRAYLPGAGSLWRLAAAVRAPTLVIGGTHDRLVDVRVAPQAARVIPDSRLLMLGGVGHVAQLEVPRTVARAVLALLAEPRDGVARLAVTEDSAVRPDVAG; this is encoded by the coding sequence ATGAAGCGCGCCACCCTCGGGCCGGAGCACCTCCTCCCGGAGCACGGTTGTCCGCCGCCGTGGCCGGGCCGGGAGGTGCGCCTCGACGGCACGGTCACCTACGTCCGGGACACCCCGGCCACCGCCCCGGAGGCGGAGCCGGCGCTCTACGTGCACGGGCTCGGCGGGTCGTCGCAGAACTGGACCGACCTGGCCGGGCTGCTCGCCGGCCGGCTCGACGGCCAGGCCATCGACCTGCCGGGGTTCGGGCGCAGCGAGCCGGGGCAGCGGTACACGGTCCCGGCCTTCGCCGACCGGGTGGTGCGCTGGATCGAGCACTCCGGCCGGGGGCCGGTGCACCTGTTCGGCAACTCGCTGGGCGGGGCGGTCTCCGTACGGGTGGCGGCGCTGCGCCCCGACCTCGTCCGCACCCTGACGCTGATCTCCCCGGCGTTGCCGTTCCTCGACTTCCGCCGCTCGTTGCAGGGCCGGATGCTGCCGCTGCTGGCGGTGCCCCGGGGCGAGCGCCTGGCCGCCTGGCGACTGGCCCGGCTCGACCCGGAGGTGATGGCGCAGCAGGTGATGGAGTCCTGCGTGGCCGACCTGTCCCGGATCAGCGAGCAGCGCCGGCTGGAGGCGCTGGAGGAGATCCGGGTGCGTTACGAGACGGCCCACCACGCCGCCGCGTACGTCCGTACGTTCCGGGGCCTGGTCTCCAGCTTCCTGCGCGCGTACCTGCCCGGGGCCGGGTCGCTGTGGCGGCTCGCCGCGGCGGTGCGCGCGCCGACGCTGGTGATCGGCGGTACGCACGACCGGCTGGTCGACGTGCGGGTGGCCCCGCAGGCCGCCCGGGTCATCCCGGACAGCCGGCTGCTGATGCTCGGCGGGGTCGGGCACGTGGCCCAACTCGAGGTGCCCCGCACGGTGGCCCGGGCGGTGCTGGCGCTGCTGGCCGAGCCGCGGGACGGCGTCGCGCGGCTCGCCGTAACGGAGGACAGCGCCGTGCGGCCCGACGTGGCAGGCTGA
- a CDS encoding TetR/AcrR family transcriptional regulator: MTAVGNGAHTAGRPTRLPRSARRKQLLAAAQEVFVAQGYHAAAMDDIAERAGVSKPVLYQHFPGKMELYLALLDTHCDAIVAKVHDAMRGTNDNKERVSASVRAYFDFVDHESEAFRLVFESDLRNDPAVRQRVERVEQGCIAAITDTIISDTGVSRAHAELLASGLVGAAETAAQFWLAEGRQVPKADAEALVAALSWRGIASFPLQGESA, from the coding sequence ATGACGGCTGTGGGGAACGGCGCTCACACCGCCGGCCGGCCCACGCGCCTGCCCCGCTCGGCGCGGCGCAAGCAGCTGCTCGCGGCGGCGCAGGAGGTGTTCGTCGCGCAGGGCTACCACGCTGCGGCGATGGACGACATCGCCGAGCGGGCGGGGGTCTCCAAGCCGGTGCTCTACCAGCACTTCCCGGGCAAGATGGAGCTCTACCTGGCGCTGCTCGACACGCACTGCGACGCGATCGTGGCCAAGGTCCACGACGCGATGCGCGGCACCAACGACAACAAGGAGCGGGTGAGCGCGTCGGTCCGCGCATACTTCGACTTCGTCGACCACGAGAGCGAGGCGTTCCGCCTGGTCTTCGAGTCCGACCTGCGCAACGATCCGGCCGTCCGGCAGCGGGTGGAGCGGGTCGAGCAGGGCTGCATCGCGGCGATCACCGACACGATCATCTCCGACACCGGGGTCAGCCGGGCGCACGCCGAGCTGCTCGCCTCCGGCCTGGTCGGGGCGGCGGAGACGGCGGCGCAGTTCTGGCTGGCCGAGGGTCGGCAGGTGCCCAAGGCCGACGCCGAGGCGCTGGTCGCCGCCCTGTCCTGGCGCGGCATCGCGAGCTTCCCGCTGCAGGGTGAGTCAGCCTGA
- a CDS encoding DUF3107 domain-containing protein — protein MEVKIGVQYAPRELVLESAQSPAEIEQIVTDALAKGEGTLSLTDEKGRRVLVPVGKVAYVEIAEASPRAVGFTVR, from the coding sequence GTGGAGGTCAAGATCGGCGTGCAGTACGCGCCGCGCGAGCTGGTTCTGGAGAGCGCGCAGTCGCCGGCCGAGATCGAGCAGATCGTGACCGACGCCCTCGCCAAGGGGGAGGGGACGCTCTCCCTCACGGACGAGAAGGGCCGTCGGGTCCTCGTGCCGGTCGGCAAGGTCGCGTACGTCGAGATCGCCGAGGCGTCGCCGCGGGCGGTCGGGTTCACCGTCCGCTGA
- a CDS encoding transposase, translating to MQRRLVGIDLGIASAHTVRVRDEAGREVCRRRCEPTVDSLSMIESAALAGAAPGTRLEVVIEPTGPAWLPIAVFFTARGHLVFRVSSAKAADLRRFLSRHAKSNGIDADTLARLPLIDPDGLRPLELPDAAAAALDRRVRACDRLTMAASEHKVRIKDLVRQVMPCTPLTGDLGKADLAVLERYADPRALLRLGRARLTALIVKASHNHQGAARAEQWLVAAQAAVDLYGDHPAVAFTDLAAEIATEVRLLRAITTELAAHAAERETCYRWVDPMQLARSLPGLAEVGGPAMTAVIGDATRFPTAAHFKSYLGLAPRASETGDTDRKGQPMSKAGSRLARATLIRAADWARKQDPQLARIYHQQMVERGAEHLKASCVVAARLAERLWTVMRRRMPYVICDVDGTPVTPQQAKQIIAQQWTVTEEIRRRRRSTKRRAGKAPHQALTGHDQKDARSVRTRRPSPPESSATPSRTVKQPALLTTDPR from the coding sequence ATGCAGCGCAGGTTGGTCGGTATCGATTTGGGGATCGCGTCGGCGCACACGGTACGGGTGCGTGACGAGGCCGGACGGGAGGTGTGCCGGCGGCGGTGCGAGCCGACGGTGGACAGCTTGTCGATGATCGAGTCCGCGGCGTTGGCCGGGGCGGCGCCGGGCACGCGGTTGGAGGTGGTGATCGAGCCGACCGGGCCGGCGTGGCTGCCGATCGCGGTGTTCTTCACCGCTCGGGGGCACCTGGTGTTCCGGGTGTCGAGTGCGAAGGCGGCGGATCTGCGCCGGTTCCTGTCGCGGCATGCGAAGTCCAACGGCATTGACGCGGACACCCTGGCCCGCTTGCCGTTGATCGACCCGGACGGGCTACGGCCCCTCGAACTGCCGGATGCGGCAGCGGCGGCGTTGGACCGGCGGGTGCGCGCGTGTGACCGGCTGACCATGGCCGCGTCCGAGCACAAGGTGCGGATCAAGGACCTGGTCCGGCAGGTGATGCCGTGCACCCCGCTGACCGGTGATCTGGGCAAGGCCGACCTGGCGGTGCTGGAACGCTACGCCGACCCGCGTGCCCTGCTGCGGCTGGGCCGGGCCCGGCTGACCGCGCTGATCGTCAAGGCGTCCCACAACCACCAGGGCGCGGCGCGCGCCGAGCAGTGGCTGGTCGCCGCCCAAGCGGCGGTCGACCTCTACGGTGATCACCCGGCGGTCGCGTTCACCGACCTGGCCGCCGAGATCGCCACCGAGGTGCGGCTACTACGCGCCATCACCACCGAGCTGGCCGCGCACGCGGCCGAACGGGAGACCTGTTACCGGTGGGTCGACCCGATGCAGCTGGCCCGTAGCCTGCCCGGCCTGGCCGAGGTCGGCGGACCGGCGATGACCGCGGTCATCGGTGACGCCACCCGGTTCCCCACCGCGGCGCACTTCAAGTCATACCTCGGGCTGGCGCCGCGCGCGTCAGAGACCGGTGACACCGACCGCAAGGGCCAGCCGATGTCCAAGGCCGGCTCCCGGCTGGCCCGGGCCACTCTGATCCGGGCCGCGGACTGGGCTCGCAAGCAGGACCCGCAGCTCGCGCGCATCTACCACCAGCAGATGGTCGAACGCGGTGCCGAACACCTCAAAGCCAGCTGTGTGGTCGCGGCCCGGCTCGCCGAACGGCTCTGGACCGTGATGCGCCGCCGCATGCCGTACGTGATCTGCGACGTCGACGGCACGCCGGTCACCCCACAGCAGGCGAAACAGATCATCGCGCAGCAGTGGACCGTGACCGAGGAGATCCGCCGCAGGCGGCGCAGCACCAAGCGCAGGGCGGGGAAGGCCCCTCACCAAGCCCTCACGGGACATGATCAAAAAGACGCTCGAAGCGTACGAACGAGGCGACCTTCCCCACCCGAATCCTCCGCGACACCGTCACGGACCGTCAAGCAACCCGCCCTCTTGACAACCGATCCTCGATAG
- a CDS encoding ferritin-like fold-containing protein, with protein MSDPHAHRPAVVDLLGLVAFGQLLAFDRLAADARLAPDLRRRAVLSEMAAAEIGTFRRLAGRLAALGVPPEEAMAPYVEPLQAYHDSTEPKDWLEAVTKAYVGDGISDDFLREIAGGLDEPDRRLVLDVLHESRYAEFAAAEFRAALQADPRAANRLSMWARRLVGEALSQAGRVAAADRGALTALVAQGGRVDAQELFGRLTAVHTERMTAVGLNN; from the coding sequence GTGTCCGACCCCCACGCGCACCGCCCCGCCGTGGTCGACCTGCTCGGTCTGGTGGCCTTTGGCCAGCTGCTCGCCTTCGACCGGCTGGCCGCCGACGCCCGGCTCGCGCCCGACCTGCGCCGCCGGGCCGTTCTCAGCGAGATGGCCGCCGCCGAGATCGGCACCTTCCGGCGCCTCGCCGGCCGGCTCGCCGCGCTGGGCGTGCCTCCAGAGGAGGCGATGGCGCCGTACGTCGAGCCGTTGCAGGCGTACCACGACTCGACCGAGCCGAAGGACTGGCTGGAGGCGGTCACCAAGGCGTACGTCGGTGACGGGATCAGCGACGACTTCCTGCGGGAGATCGCCGGCGGGCTCGACGAGCCGGACCGGCGGCTGGTCCTGGACGTGCTGCACGAGTCCCGGTACGCCGAGTTCGCCGCGGCGGAGTTCAGGGCCGCGCTCCAGGCGGACCCGCGGGCGGCGAACCGGCTGTCGATGTGGGCCCGACGGCTGGTCGGGGAGGCGCTGTCCCAGGCCGGGCGGGTCGCCGCGGCCGACCGGGGCGCGCTCACGGCGCTCGTCGCGCAGGGCGGCCGGGTGGATGCGCAGGAGCTGTTCGGGCGGTTGACCGCCGTGCACACCGAGCGGATGACCGCGGTCGGCCTGAACAACTGA
- a CDS encoding DEAD/DEAH box helicase — MSEQIFDPTEGQALAPTAPVRPEAPTFAALGARPETVEALAAAGITRAFAIQEYALPIALRGSDLIGQAPTGTGKTLGFGVPLLERVFAPSEGGDGLPQALVVVPTRELGLQVAKDLDTAGRTRGVRVLPIYGGVAYEPQIEALRRGVEILVGTPGRLLDLAKQKHLRLDRVHALVLDEADRMLDLGFLDDVEKILAMLPEDRQTMLFSATMPDPIVALSRRFLRRPVTIHAGHTAETGPSPQTTQLVYRTHSMNKAEIVARILQAQGRGLTMIFTRTKRAADRLAEDLDFRGFAVAAVHGDLGQGARERALRAFRAGKIDTLVATDVAARGIDVGGVTHVINYDCPEDQDTYTHRIGRTGRAGATGVAVTFVDWDDMPRWRIIDKTLGLDMPEPPETYHTSAHLYTDLDISRDITGTLPTAERTRAGLAAEVEEDLGGRSRHGEGGGRGSRRGTRRRGRSGDVAGPDAETPAEATEGTRTPRRRRRRLAGEVVAGSPATVIPTEPAASKPVAVTAEGEPAKPRRRRRRRGGGSGAGTPVEATAD; from the coding sequence ATGAGCGAGCAGATTTTCGATCCCACAGAGGGCCAGGCGCTGGCCCCGACCGCTCCGGTCCGTCCGGAGGCTCCCACCTTCGCCGCGCTCGGCGCCCGGCCCGAGACCGTCGAGGCGCTGGCCGCGGCCGGCATCACCCGCGCCTTCGCCATCCAGGAGTACGCGCTCCCGATCGCGCTGCGCGGCAGCGACCTGATCGGCCAGGCGCCGACCGGCACCGGCAAGACCCTCGGCTTCGGCGTACCGCTGCTGGAGCGGGTCTTCGCCCCGTCCGAGGGCGGCGACGGCCTGCCCCAGGCACTGGTCGTCGTCCCCACCCGAGAGCTGGGCCTCCAGGTGGCCAAGGACCTGGACACCGCCGGCCGGACCCGGGGCGTCCGGGTGCTGCCGATCTACGGCGGCGTCGCGTACGAGCCGCAGATCGAGGCCCTGCGCCGAGGCGTCGAGATCCTGGTCGGCACGCCGGGCCGGCTGCTCGACCTGGCCAAGCAGAAGCACCTGCGGCTCGACCGGGTGCACGCGCTGGTCCTGGACGAGGCCGACCGCATGCTCGACCTGGGCTTCCTCGACGACGTCGAGAAGATCCTGGCGATGCTGCCGGAGGACCGGCAGACCATGCTGTTCTCGGCGACCATGCCGGACCCGATCGTCGCGCTGTCCCGGCGCTTCCTGCGCCGGCCGGTGACGATCCACGCCGGGCACACCGCCGAGACCGGCCCGTCGCCGCAGACCACGCAGCTGGTCTACCGGACCCACTCGATGAACAAGGCGGAGATCGTCGCCCGCATCCTGCAGGCGCAGGGCCGCGGCCTCACGATGATCTTCACCCGGACGAAGCGGGCCGCCGACCGGCTGGCCGAGGACCTCGACTTCCGGGGCTTCGCGGTGGCCGCGGTGCACGGCGACCTGGGCCAGGGCGCCCGGGAGCGGGCGCTGCGCGCGTTCCGGGCCGGCAAGATCGACACCCTGGTCGCCACCGACGTGGCCGCCCGCGGCATCGACGTCGGCGGCGTCACCCACGTCATCAACTACGACTGCCCGGAGGACCAGGACACCTACACGCACCGGATCGGTCGCACCGGCCGGGCCGGCGCCACGGGCGTCGCGGTGACCTTCGTCGACTGGGACGACATGCCCCGCTGGCGGATCATCGACAAGACGCTGGGCCTGGACATGCCCGAGCCGCCGGAGACGTACCACACGTCGGCGCACCTCTACACCGACCTGGACATCTCCCGCGACATCACCGGCACGCTGCCGACGGCGGAGCGTACCCGGGCGGGGCTGGCGGCCGAGGTCGAGGAGGACCTCGGCGGCCGTTCCCGGCACGGCGAGGGCGGCGGCCGGGGCTCCCGGCGCGGCACGCGCCGCCGGGGCCGGTCCGGCGACGTCGCCGGGCCGGACGCCGAGACGCCGGCCGAGGCGACCGAGGGCACCCGCACGCCGCGCCGCCGGCGCCGCCGCCTGGCCGGCGAGGTCGTGGCCGGCTCGCCGGCCACGGTGATCCCCACCGAGCCCGCCGCGAGCAAGCCGGTCGCGGTCACCGCCGAGGGCGAGCCGGCGAAGCCGCGCCGCCGCCGGCGCCGCCGCGGTGGCGGGTCCGGCGCCGGTACGCCCGTCGAGGCGACCGCCGACTGA
- a CDS encoding helix-turn-helix domain-containing protein gives MSPSEVSPQMAFARFVRRAIDDAREERGWTVSDLAAHTGVGRSTVFRWLAGDWQDYPELAKVRGFCTALDLPVAAAFRALGLPDAGPAPRRPADETPVEADVRVILQRLADPRVPAEEKHHIRDLLRYLARRPIRRAG, from the coding sequence ATGAGTCCGTCAGAGGTTTCGCCACAGATGGCCTTCGCGCGATTCGTGCGGCGCGCCATCGACGACGCCCGCGAGGAGCGCGGCTGGACCGTCAGCGACCTGGCGGCGCACACGGGGGTGGGCCGGTCCACGGTCTTCCGGTGGCTGGCCGGCGACTGGCAGGACTACCCCGAGCTGGCCAAGGTGCGCGGCTTCTGCACCGCCCTCGACCTGCCGGTGGCGGCGGCTTTCCGGGCGCTCGGCCTGCCCGACGCCGGCCCGGCCCCGCGTCGGCCCGCCGACGAGACGCCCGTCGAGGCCGACGTCCGGGTCATCCTTCAGCGACTGGCCGATCCGAGGGTGCCGGCCGAGGAGAAGCACCACATCCGCGACCTGCTGCGATACCTGGCCCGCCGGCCGATTCGCCGCGCCGGCTGA
- a CDS encoding RecQ family ATP-dependent DNA helicase, which translates to MSQDRAAVRERAEAVLRRLAGEHARLREDQWRAIEALVVDRRRVLCVQRTGWGKSAVYFVATALLRERAGGAGPAGGSDGPAGPTVIVSPLLALMRNQVEAAARAGIRARTINSANLEEWDEITAEIHAGAVDVLLISPERLNNPDFRDAVLPRLAATTGLLVVDEAHCVSDWGHDFRPDYRRLRTFLGNLPERTPVLATTATANARVTQDVAEQLGDALVLRGSLDRESLRLGVLDLPSPAHRLGWLADHLDRLPGSGIIYTLTVAGAGETAEFLRSRGYAVASYTGQAEDADRRAAEQDLLDNKIKALVATSALGMGFDKPDLGFVVHLGAPPSPIAYYQQVGRAGRAVEHAEVLLLPGAEDAAIWRYFASLAFPPEEQVRAVLAALHTDRPLSTQALEPIVDLRRARLELMLKVLDVDGAVRRVRGGWLATGEPWRYDEARLRRVAQARTAEQQAMREYATTPDCRMRYLRECLDDAGAGDCGRCDRCAGPLFSADVSGPALAAAQAYLGRPGVQIAPKKLWPTGLEAVGVPLKGRIPPAEQALAGRAVGRLSDLGWGGRLRELVGPDATDAALPDDVAAAVVEVLKAWAHSDDPWPRRPVGVVAVGSRRRPELVGSLAARIAAVGRLPLLGRVVPTGGAGPGGPRGNSAQRVRALHDAFALPDELADALAGLDGPVLLVDDLVDTGWTLTMVARLLRRAGAPDVLPLALAVAG; encoded by the coding sequence ATGAGCCAGGATCGGGCGGCGGTGCGGGAGCGGGCCGAGGCGGTGCTGCGCCGGCTGGCCGGCGAGCACGCCAGGCTCCGGGAGGACCAGTGGCGGGCGATCGAGGCGCTCGTGGTCGACCGGCGCCGGGTGCTGTGCGTGCAGCGCACCGGCTGGGGCAAGTCCGCCGTCTACTTCGTGGCCACCGCGCTGCTGCGGGAGCGAGCCGGGGGTGCCGGGCCGGCCGGTGGAAGCGATGGCCCCGCCGGCCCGACCGTGATCGTGTCGCCGTTGCTCGCGCTGATGCGCAACCAGGTGGAGGCGGCGGCCCGGGCCGGCATCCGGGCCCGCACCATCAACTCGGCCAACCTGGAGGAGTGGGACGAGATCACCGCCGAGATCCACGCCGGGGCGGTGGACGTCCTGCTGATCAGCCCGGAGCGGCTCAACAACCCGGACTTCCGGGACGCCGTGCTGCCGAGGCTGGCGGCGACCACCGGCCTGCTGGTCGTCGACGAGGCGCACTGCGTCTCGGACTGGGGGCACGACTTCCGCCCCGACTACCGGCGGCTGCGTACCTTCCTCGGCAACCTGCCCGAGCGGACCCCGGTGCTCGCCACCACCGCCACCGCCAACGCCCGGGTCACCCAGGACGTCGCCGAGCAACTGGGGGACGCCCTGGTGCTGCGCGGCAGCCTGGACCGCGAGTCGCTGCGGCTCGGCGTACTCGACCTGCCCAGCCCGGCGCACCGGCTGGGCTGGCTCGCCGACCACCTGGACCGGCTGCCCGGCTCGGGCATCATCTACACGCTGACCGTCGCCGGGGCGGGGGAGACCGCCGAGTTCCTGCGCTCCCGGGGGTACGCCGTCGCCTCGTACACCGGACAGGCCGAGGACGCCGACCGGCGGGCCGCCGAGCAGGACCTGCTGGATAACAAGATCAAGGCGCTCGTGGCCACGAGCGCGCTGGGCATGGGCTTCGACAAGCCCGACCTCGGCTTCGTCGTACACCTCGGCGCCCCACCGTCGCCGATCGCGTACTACCAGCAGGTCGGCCGGGCCGGCCGGGCGGTCGAGCACGCCGAGGTGCTGCTCCTGCCCGGCGCGGAGGACGCGGCGATCTGGCGGTACTTCGCCTCGCTCGCCTTCCCGCCGGAGGAACAGGTCCGCGCCGTGTTGGCCGCCCTGCACACCGACCGGCCGCTGTCCACCCAGGCCCTCGAACCGATCGTCGACCTGCGCCGGGCCCGGCTGGAGCTGATGCTCAAGGTGCTCGACGTCGACGGCGCGGTGCGCCGGGTGCGGGGCGGCTGGCTCGCCACGGGCGAGCCCTGGCGCTACGACGAGGCCCGGCTGCGCCGCGTCGCGCAGGCGCGCACCGCCGAGCAGCAGGCCATGCGGGAGTACGCGACCACGCCCGACTGCCGGATGCGGTACCTGCGCGAGTGCCTGGACGACGCCGGGGCGGGCGACTGCGGCCGGTGCGACCGCTGCGCCGGTCCTCTGTTCTCGGCGGACGTGTCCGGGCCGGCGCTCGCCGCCGCGCAGGCGTACCTGGGCCGGCCCGGGGTCCAGATCGCGCCGAAGAAGCTGTGGCCGACGGGGCTGGAGGCGGTGGGCGTACCGCTGAAGGGGCGCATCCCTCCGGCGGAGCAGGCGCTGGCCGGACGGGCCGTGGGACGGCTGTCCGACCTGGGCTGGGGTGGCCGGCTGCGCGAGCTGGTCGGTCCGGACGCGACCGACGCGGCACTTCCCGACGACGTGGCGGCGGCGGTGGTCGAGGTGCTCAAGGCGTGGGCGCACAGCGACGACCCCTGGCCGCGCCGTCCCGTCGGCGTGGTCGCGGTCGGCTCCCGGCGGCGGCCCGAGCTGGTCGGCTCGCTCGCCGCGCGGATCGCCGCCGTCGGCCGGTTGCCGCTGCTCGGGCGGGTCGTTCCGACAGGCGGGGCGGGGCCCGGTGGGCCGCGCGGCAACAGCGCCCAGCGGGTACGCGCGCTGCACGACGCCTTCGCCCTGCCGGACGAGCTGGCCGACGCCCTCGCCGGGCTCGACGGCCCGGTGCTGCTCGTCGACGACCTGGTCGACACCGGCTGGACGCTGACCATGGTGGCCCGGCTGCTGCGCCGGGCCGGCGCGCCCGACGTGCTTCCGCTCGCCCTGGCCGTGGCCGGCTGA
- a CDS encoding AfsR/SARP family transcriptional regulator, giving the protein MSATLRFEILGHQRAWHGDQEIDIGPGKQRAVLAVLLLSAGRPVPTGQIIDAVWPEDPPANGPQAVTDHLRDILIFLPPAPVGS; this is encoded by the coding sequence ATGTCGGCAACGCTGCGCTTCGAGATTCTCGGTCACCAGCGGGCCTGGCACGGCGACCAGGAGATCGACATCGGCCCCGGCAAGCAACGCGCGGTGCTGGCCGTCCTGCTGCTCTCCGCGGGCCGCCCGGTGCCGACCGGGCAGATCATCGACGCCGTCTGGCCGGAGGACCCGCCGGCGAACGGCCCGCAGGCGGTGACCGACCATCTCCGCGACATCCTGATCTTCCTGCCGCCGGCCCCCGTCGGCTCGTGA